The Candidatus Methylomirabilota bacterium genome has a segment encoding these proteins:
- a CDS encoding 4a-hydroxytetrahydrobiopterin dehydratase — MVSLVQEKCVACRADAPRVTEEEMVILLPQLLHWQVVDREGIPQLERTFPFKNFASALEFTLRVGGVAEAEGHHPLLMVEWGKCTVVWWTRKIRGLHRNDFIMAAKTDRLYEEAGAKPPEA; from the coding sequence ATGGTGAGCCTGGTCCAGGAGAAGTGCGTGGCGTGTCGGGCGGACGCGCCCAGGGTGACCGAGGAAGAGATGGTCATACTCTTGCCCCAGCTTCTCCACTGGCAAGTGGTGGACCGGGAGGGCATCCCCCAATTAGAACGCACGTTCCCGTTCAAAAACTTCGCCTCAGCGCTGGAGTTCACCCTCCGAGTCGGCGGCGTGGCGGAGGCGGAGGGCCACCATCCCTTACTGATGGTGGAATGGGGCAAGTGCACCGTGGTCTGGTGGACCCGGAAGATTCGGGGCCTCCACCGTAACGACTTCATTATGGCGGCCAAGACCGACCGACTGTATGAGGAGGCGGGAGCCAAGCCGCCAGAGGCATAA